From one Streptococcus oralis genomic stretch:
- a CDS encoding cation-translocating P-type ATPase: MSKEQKRQAFYTQSPEEVLKSVEATEQGLSSSEAQKRLAEYGRNELEEGEKKSLLVKFIEQFKDLMIIILVAAAILSVVTSGGEDIADAIIILAVVIINAAFGVYQEGKAEEAIEALKSMSSPAARVIRDGHMAEIDSKELVPGDIVALEAGDVVPADLRLLEANSLKIEEAALTGESVPVEKDLTVELAADAGIGDRVNMAFQNSNVTYGRGLGVVVNTGMYTEVGHIAGMLQDADETDTPLKQNLNNLSKVLTYAILVIALVTFVVGVFIQGKNPLGELMTSVALAVAAVPEGLPAIVTIVLALGTQVLAKRNSIVRKLPAVETLGSTEIIASDKTGTLTMNKMTVEKVFYDAVLHDSADEIELGLDMPLLRSVVLANDTKIDAEGNLIGDPTETAFIQYALDKGYDVKGFLEKYPRVAELPFDSDRKLMSTVHPLPDGKFLVAVKGAPDQLLKRCVARDKAGDVAPIDEKVTELIHTNNSEMAHQALRVLAGAYKIIDSIPENLTSEELENNLIFTGLIGMIDPERAEAAEAVRVAKEAGIRPIMITGDHQDTAEAIAKRLGIIDENDSEDRVLTGAELNELSDEEFEKVVGQYSVYARVSPEHKVRIVKAWQNQGKVVAMTGDGVNDAPALKTADIGIGMGITGTEVSKGASDMILADDNFATIIVAVEEGRKVFSNIQKTIQYLLSANTAEVLTIFLSTLFGWDVLQPVHLLWINLVTDTFPAIALGVEPAEPGVMTHKPRGRKSSFFSGGVLSSIIYQGVLQAAIVMSVYGLAIAYPVHVGDNHAIHADALTMAFATLGLIQLFHAYNVKSVYQSILTVGPFKSKTFNWSILVSFILLMATIVVEPLEGIFHVTKLDLSQWGIVLAGSFSMILIVEIVKFVQRKLGLDKNAI, encoded by the coding sequence ATGTCAAAAGAACAAAAACGCCAAGCGTTTTATACTCAAAGTCCTGAAGAGGTCTTGAAGTCGGTTGAAGCAACTGAGCAAGGTCTCTCGTCTAGCGAAGCACAGAAACGCCTAGCTGAATATGGACGCAATGAACTGGAAGAGGGTGAGAAAAAATCTCTCCTAGTCAAATTTATCGAGCAATTTAAGGATTTGATGATTATCATCCTAGTTGCTGCGGCTATCTTGTCAGTCGTAACTTCTGGTGGGGAAGATATCGCAGATGCCATCATTATCCTTGCTGTGGTTATCATCAACGCTGCCTTTGGTGTTTACCAAGAAGGAAAAGCAGAAGAAGCCATCGAAGCCCTCAAATCTATGTCTAGTCCAGCTGCTCGCGTTATTCGTGATGGACACATGGCTGAGATTGATTCCAAAGAATTGGTACCAGGTGATATCGTAGCTCTCGAAGCAGGTGATGTAGTGCCAGCAGACCTACGTTTGCTAGAAGCTAATTCTCTTAAAATCGAAGAAGCAGCTCTGACAGGTGAGTCTGTTCCAGTTGAAAAAGATTTGACTGTAGAACTCGCTGCAGATGCTGGTATTGGTGACCGTGTCAATATGGCCTTCCAAAACTCAAACGTGACCTACGGTCGTGGTCTTGGTGTTGTTGTCAATACAGGTATGTATACTGAAGTGGGTCATATCGCTGGCATGCTCCAAGATGCGGATGAGACAGATACGCCACTCAAACAAAACTTGAACAACCTTTCTAAGGTTTTGACCTATGCTATCTTGGTCATTGCCCTTGTTACTTTTGTTGTTGGTGTCTTCATTCAAGGAAAAAATCCACTTGGTGAGTTGATGACCTCTGTTGCGCTTGCTGTTGCAGCCGTTCCAGAAGGACTCCCAGCTATCGTGACGATCGTTCTTGCCCTTGGTACTCAAGTTTTGGCCAAACGAAACTCTATCGTTCGTAAGTTGCCAGCAGTCGAAACACTTGGTTCAACAGAAATCATCGCTTCTGATAAGACTGGTACACTTACCATGAACAAGATGACAGTCGAGAAAGTCTTCTATGACGCAGTCCTACATGACTCAGCTGATGAGATTGAACTTGGCTTGGACATGCCCCTACTTCGTTCTGTTGTCTTGGCCAACGATACCAAGATTGATGCTGAAGGAAACCTGATTGGGGATCCAACGGAAACAGCCTTCATCCAGTATGCCTTGGACAAGGGTTACGATGTTAAAGGGTTCTTAGAGAAATATCCTCGTGTAGCTGAATTACCGTTTGACTCAGATCGTAAACTCATGTCAACGGTTCATCCATTGCCAGATGGTAAATTCCTCGTGGCAGTCAAGGGGGCTCCAGATCAACTCTTGAAACGTTGTGTTGCTCGTGATAAGGCTGGAGATGTTGCTCCGATTGATGAGAAAGTCACTGAATTAATCCATACAAACAACTCGGAAATGGCTCACCAAGCCTTGCGTGTCCTTGCAGGTGCTTATAAGATTATAGATAGTATTCCAGAAAATCTTACTTCTGAAGAGCTTGAAAACAACTTGATCTTTACTGGTTTGATTGGGATGATTGACCCTGAGCGTGCCGAAGCGGCAGAAGCCGTTCGTGTCGCTAAGGAAGCGGGAATCCGTCCAATCATGATTACGGGTGACCACCAAGACACAGCAGAAGCTATTGCCAAACGTTTGGGAATTATCGATGAAAATGACTCGGAAGACCGTGTCTTGACTGGTGCTGAGCTTAACGAACTTTCTGATGAAGAATTTGAAAAAGTCGTTGGTCAATACTCTGTTTATGCGCGTGTATCTCCGGAGCACAAGGTTCGTATCGTGAAAGCTTGGCAAAACCAAGGTAAGGTCGTTGCCATGACAGGTGACGGTGTTAATGATGCGCCAGCTCTGAAAACAGCCGACATCGGTATCGGTATGGGAATCACTGGTACAGAGGTTTCTAAGGGAGCTTCTGACATGATTCTTGCGGATGATAACTTTGCGACCATTATCGTCGCAGTTGAAGAAGGACGTAAGGTCTTCTCAAATATTCAAAAGACCATTCAGTACTTACTTTCTGCCAATACTGCTGAAGTATTAACTATCTTCTTATCAACCTTGTTTGGTTGGGACGTCTTGCAGCCAGTTCATCTTTTGTGGATCAACTTGGTAACCGATACCTTCCCAGCTATCGCTCTTGGTGTTGAACCTGCTGAGCCAGGTGTTATGACCCACAAACCTCGTGGACGTAAGTCAAGCTTCTTCTCAGGTGGTGTTTTGAGTTCTATCATCTATCAAGGTGTACTCCAAGCAGCTATTGTTATGAGTGTTTATGGACTTGCAATTGCTTACCCAGTTCATGTGGGTGACAATCATGCCATTCATGCGGATGCCCTTACTATGGCCTTTGCAACCCTTGGTTTGATTCAACTATTCCATGCCTACAATGTCAAGTCTGTTTACCAATCCATCTTGACAGTTGGCCCATTCAAGTCTAAGACCTTTAACTGGTCCATCTTGGTATCCTTCATCCTTCTCATGGCAACAATCGTCGTAGAACCGCTTGAAGGTATCTTCCATGTTACCAAACTGGACTTGTCACAATGGGGTATTGTTCTAGCTGGAAGCTTCTCAATGATACTTATCGTCGAAATCGTTAAGTTTGTTCAACGTAAACTTGGTCTTGATAAGAATGCGATTTAA
- a CDS encoding peptide deformylase codes for MEKRIVRDVLFLSQVSKPASQEDLYLAKDLQDTLLANLETCVGLAANMIGVQKRVIIFNLGLVPMVMFNPILLSYKGPYETEEGCLSLTGVRPTTRYETITVSYRDSKWQEQTITLTGFPAQICQHELDHLEGRII; via the coding sequence ATGGAAAAGAGAATTGTCCGAGATGTCTTATTCTTGTCGCAGGTCTCGAAACCTGCAAGTCAAGAAGACCTTTATCTGGCTAAGGATTTGCAGGATACCCTGCTGGCTAATCTAGAGACCTGTGTCGGTCTGGCGGCTAATATGATTGGTGTGCAGAAGCGCGTGATTATCTTTAATCTTGGTCTAGTTCCCATGGTTATGTTTAACCCCATTCTCCTTTCCTATAAAGGACCTTACGAGACAGAGGAAGGTTGTTTATCCTTGACAGGAGTGAGACCAACGACTCGTTATGAAACGATTACGGTTTCCTATCGTGATAGTAAGTGGCAGGAGCAGACCATTACGCTAACAGGTTTTCCAGCTCAGATCTGCCAACATGAACTGGATCATTTGGAAGGACGGATTATTTAG
- the yaaA gene encoding peroxide stress protein YaaA: MKILIPTAKEMNTNHPCIEALPLREESQAVLDSLAHYSASELETFYKVSVEKAEEEYGHIQALKDHRAKHYPALKLFDGLMYRHIKRNGLTEAEQTYLENHVLITSALYGVVPALSPMAPHRLDFLMKLKVARKTLKTHWKSAYDEALQDEDLIFSLLSSEFETVFSKEIREKMVTFKFMEDKAGQLKIHSTISKKARGAFLTALIEGQIHTVEQARKLSFAGFDYRPDLSSDLELVFVKQA, translated from the coding sequence ATGAAAATTTTAATCCCAACAGCAAAAGAAATGAACACAAACCATCCTTGTATCGAAGCGCTCCCCTTGAGGGAAGAAAGTCAGGCAGTCCTTGACTCACTGGCGCACTACTCAGCCAGTGAATTAGAGACTTTTTATAAGGTATCTGTCGAGAAAGCAGAAGAAGAGTACGGCCATATTCAAGCTTTAAAAGATCACAGGGCTAAACATTATCCAGCCTTGAAACTTTTCGATGGTCTCATGTATCGTCACATCAAACGAAATGGGTTAACCGAAGCTGAACAAACCTATCTTGAAAATCATGTCCTGATTACCTCGGCTTTATACGGTGTTGTCCCAGCCTTGTCGCCTATGGCTCCTCACCGTTTGGACTTCTTGATGAAGTTAAAAGTGGCTAGAAAAACCCTAAAGACTCATTGGAAATCAGCCTATGATGAGGCACTTCAGGACGAGGACTTGATATTCTCACTCCTATCATCAGAGTTTGAAACCGTATTTTCGAAGGAAATTAGAGAAAAGATGGTGACCTTCAAATTTATGGAGGACAAGGCAGGCCAGTTGAAAATCCACTCAACCATTTCAAAAAAAGCCCGTGGTGCCTTTTTGACCGCCTTGATAGAGGGGCAAATCCATACAGTCGAACAAGCTCGCAAGCTCAGTTTTGCAGGTTTTGACTACCGACCTGATTTATCAAGTGATTTAGAACTCGTCTTTGTAAAACAAGCATAA
- a CDS encoding NADPH-dependent FMN reductase translates to MSKKVLFIVGSLRQGSFNHQMALEAEKALAGKAEVSYLDYSAVPLFSQDLEVPTHPAVAAAREAVLAADAIWIFSPVYNFSIPGTVKNLLDWLSRALDLSDTRGASALQDKFVTVSSVANAGHDQLFAIYKDLLPFIRTQVVGDFTAARVNDSAWADGKLVLEEATASSLAKQADDLLAAIN, encoded by the coding sequence ATGTCTAAAAAAGTATTATTTATCGTCGGTTCACTACGCCAAGGTTCTTTCAACCACCAAATGGCCCTCGAAGCTGAAAAAGCACTTGCTGGAAAAGCAGAAGTTAGCTATCTTGATTACTCAGCTGTTCCTCTCTTCAGCCAAGATTTGGAAGTTCCAACTCATCCAGCTGTAGCTGCTGCTCGTGAAGCAGTCCTTGCTGCGGATGCCATCTGGATTTTCTCTCCAGTCTACAACTTCTCTATCCCTGGAACAGTGAAGAACTTGCTTGACTGGCTCTCGCGTGCTCTTGACTTGTCTGATACACGTGGAGCTTCTGCCCTCCAAGACAAGTTTGTTACTGTCTCATCTGTAGCCAATGCCGGTCACGATCAACTCTTTGCTATTTACAAAGACCTCTTGCCATTTATCCGTACACAAGTCGTTGGTGACTTTACAGCTGCTCGTGTCAATGACTCTGCTTGGGCAGATGGAAAATTGGTGTTAGAAGAAGCAACTGCTTCATCACTTGCAAAACAAGCGGACGACCTTCTTGCAGCCATCAACTAA
- a CDS encoding MarR family winged helix-turn-helix transcriptional regulator: protein MKQYLKEKISDNQLDLKTAIVLNKAIRTFKPYEAKAAKEHGLTPTQFSVLETLYSKGELRIQDLIEKMLATSGNMTVVIRNMVRDGWISRTCDPKDRRSFFLKLTPAGRRKIEEVLPDHIDSIVEALSILEDGEKEDLIQILKKFKNL from the coding sequence ATGAAACAATATTTGAAAGAGAAAATTTCCGATAATCAACTAGACTTAAAAACGGCTATCGTCCTTAATAAAGCCATACGGACTTTTAAACCATATGAAGCCAAGGCTGCTAAAGAACACGGGCTAACACCCACCCAATTTTCAGTTTTGGAAACCCTCTATAGCAAGGGGGAACTGCGCATTCAGGATTTGATTGAAAAAATGCTAGCCACTTCTGGAAACATGACTGTTGTCATTCGAAATATGGTTCGAGATGGATGGATTTCTAGAACTTGCGACCCCAAGGATCGTCGCTCCTTTTTCCTGAAATTAACACCTGCAGGACGCAGAAAAATCGAGGAGGTTCTTCCTGACCATATCGATTCGATTGTAGAAGCACTCAGCATCTTGGAAGATGGCGAAAAGGAAGACTTAATCCAGATTTTAAAAAAATTTAAAAATTTGTGA
- a CDS encoding cell wall elongation regulator TseB-like domain-containing protein, which translates to MKLRQKKAKNKLLLQYGIGIALVVLVMTTSFLYLISLSMKPYQDARVEGEKLAKQYAELEEADQVDFYNGLEGYYSVLGHNKKQEAIAVLIEKNDHKIYVYQLDKGISQDKAATISREKGASDIDKVTFGRYQDKPIWEVKSGNHYYLIDFETGAVIQ; encoded by the coding sequence GTGAAACTAAGACAGAAAAAAGCAAAAAACAAGCTACTTTTACAGTATGGAATCGGCATTGCTCTGGTAGTACTAGTCATGACGACTTCCTTCCTTTATCTGATATCACTCAGCATGAAACCCTATCAAGATGCTAGAGTTGAGGGAGAAAAACTAGCCAAGCAGTATGCAGAATTGGAAGAGGCAGATCAGGTTGATTTTTATAATGGACTAGAAGGTTATTACAGCGTTTTAGGACATAATAAAAAGCAAGAGGCCATTGCCGTACTGATTGAAAAGAATGACCACAAGATTTATGTCTATCAGCTTGATAAGGGGATTTCTCAAGACAAGGCAGCGACGATTTCGAGGGAAAAAGGTGCTAGCGACATTGACAAAGTCACTTTTGGTCGCTATCAGGACAAGCCGATTTGGGAAGTTAAGTCAGGAAACCACTACTATCTGATAGATTTTGAAACAGGAGCAGTGATCCAATAA
- a CDS encoding pyridoxal phosphate-dependent aminotransferase, whose protein sequence is MKLSKRVLEMEESVTLASDARAKALKAQGKDVLFLTLGQPDFHTPENIQDAAVEAIRDGRASFYTVASGLPDLKAAVNTYFERYYGYSVAANEVTFATGAKFSLYTFFMAVVNPGDEVIIPTPYWVSYGDQVKMAEGVPVFVQAKEDNHFKVTVEQLEVARTDKTKVLVLNSPSNPTGMIYSREELLAIGNWAVAHDVLILADDIYGRLVYNGNEFVPISSLSEAIRKQTIVINGVSKAYAMTGWRVGYAVGNPEIIAAMSKLTGQTTSNLTAVSQYATIEALTGPQDSVETMRQAFEERLNTIYPLLCQVPGFEVVKPQGAFYLFPNVKKAMEMKGYTDVTEFTTAILEEVGLALITGAGFGAPENVRLSYATDLDTLKEAIRRLHQFMEK, encoded by the coding sequence ATGAAACTATCCAAACGTGTACTAGAAATGGAAGAAAGCGTCACTCTAGCTAGTGATGCAAGAGCCAAAGCGTTAAAAGCTCAAGGAAAAGATGTTCTTTTCTTAACCTTGGGACAGCCAGATTTTCATACTCCTGAAAATATTCAGGATGCGGCGGTGGAAGCGATTCGTGATGGACGAGCTTCCTTTTATACAGTTGCTTCAGGTCTGCCAGACTTAAAGGCTGCGGTTAATACCTACTTTGAACGCTATTATGGCTATTCTGTAGCAGCCAATGAGGTTACCTTTGCCACAGGTGCTAAGTTCTCTCTCTACACCTTCTTTATGGCTGTGGTCAATCCAGGTGATGAGGTCATCATTCCTACACCATACTGGGTCAGCTATGGAGACCAGGTCAAGATGGCAGAAGGTGTGCCAGTCTTTGTCCAGGCCAAGGAAGACAATCACTTTAAAGTAACAGTAGAGCAGTTAGAAGTAGCTCGTACAGATAAGACCAAGGTCTTGGTTCTCAATTCACCATCGAATCCGACTGGTATGATCTACTCTCGTGAGGAACTCTTGGCTATCGGAAATTGGGCTGTTGCGCATGATGTCCTTATCCTAGCAGATGATATTTATGGACGTCTGGTTTATAACGGGAACGAATTTGTTCCAATTTCTAGTTTGTCAGAAGCCATTCGCAAGCAAACCATTGTGATTAACGGTGTATCTAAGGCCTATGCCATGACTGGTTGGCGGGTAGGTTATGCTGTGGGAAATCCTGAAATTATCGCTGCTATGAGCAAATTAACAGGACAAACGACTTCAAATCTGACAGCAGTATCTCAATATGCAACGATTGAGGCGCTGACTGGACCGCAAGACTCTGTTGAAACCATGCGCCAAGCCTTTGAAGAGCGCTTGAATACCATTTATCCTCTCTTGTGCCAAGTACCAGGATTTGAAGTTGTCAAGCCCCAAGGAGCCTTCTATCTTTTCCCAAATGTCAAAAAAGCGATGGAGATGAAGGGTTATACCGATGTGACAGAGTTTACAACGGCTATTCTCGAAGAAGTCGGCCTTGCCTTGATTACAGGAGCTGGATTTGGAGCACCAGAAAATGTTCGTCTCAGCTATGCCACAGACTTGGACACATTAAAAGAAGCTATTCGTCGTTTGCACCAGTTTATGGAAAAATAA
- the asnS gene encoding asparagine--tRNA ligase produces the protein MTKRVTIIDVKDYVGQEVTIGAWVANKSGKGKIAFLQLRDGTAFFQGVAFKPNFIEKFGEEVGLEKFDTIKRLSQETSVYVTGIVKEDERSKFGYELDITDIEVIGESQDYPITPKEHGTDFLMDNRHLWLRSRKQVAVMQIRNAIIYATYEFFDKNGFMKFDSPILSGNAAEDSTELFETDYFGTPAYLSQSGQLYLEAGAMALGRVFDFGPVFRAEKSKTRRHLTEFWMMDAEYSYLTHDESLDLQEAYVKALLQGVLDRAPQALETLERDTDLLKRYIAEPFKRITYDQAIDLLQEHENDEDADYEHLEHGDDFGSPHETWISNHFGVPTFVMNYPAAIKAFYMKPVPGNPERVLCADLLAPEGYGEIIGGSMREEDYDALVAKMDELGMDRTEYEFYLDLRKYGTVPHGGFGIGIERMVTFAAGTKHIREAIPFPRMLHRIKP, from the coding sequence ATGACAAAACGTGTAACAATTATTGATGTAAAAGACTACGTTGGTCAAGAAGTGACCATCGGAGCCTGGGTTGCCAACAAATCAGGAAAAGGGAAAATTGCCTTCTTGCAATTGCGTGATGGAACAGCCTTCTTCCAAGGTGTAGCCTTTAAACCAAACTTTATTGAAAAGTTCGGTGAGGAAGTGGGGCTAGAGAAGTTTGATACGATTAAACGCCTAAGCCAAGAAACTTCTGTTTATGTGACAGGAATTGTCAAAGAAGACGAACGTTCTAAGTTTGGCTATGAGTTGGATATTACAGACATCGAAGTGATCGGTGAATCTCAAGACTACCCAATCACACCAAAAGAACACGGAACAGACTTCTTGATGGACAACCGTCACTTGTGGCTCCGCTCTCGTAAGCAAGTAGCAGTGATGCAAATCCGTAACGCTATCATCTATGCAACTTATGAGTTTTTCGACAAGAACGGCTTCATGAAATTTGATAGCCCAATTCTTTCAGGAAACGCGGCTGAAGATTCAACAGAACTCTTTGAAACAGACTACTTCGGAACGCCAGCCTACTTGAGTCAATCTGGTCAGCTTTACCTAGAAGCAGGGGCTATGGCTCTTGGTCGTGTATTTGACTTTGGTCCAGTATTCCGTGCTGAAAAATCAAAAACGCGTCGTCACTTGACTGAGTTCTGGATGATGGATGCGGAGTACTCCTACTTGACACACGATGAGTCACTTGACTTGCAAGAAGCTTATGTTAAAGCCCTTCTTCAAGGTGTTCTTGATCGTGCGCCTCAAGCCTTGGAAACCTTGGAACGTGATACAGATCTCTTGAAACGCTACATTGCAGAGCCGTTCAAACGCATCACTTACGATCAAGCCATTGACCTCTTGCAAGAGCATGAGAATGATGAAGATGCTGACTATGAGCATCTTGAGCATGGCGATGACTTTGGTTCACCACACGAAACCTGGATTTCAAACCACTTTGGTGTGCCAACATTTGTCATGAACTACCCAGCAGCTATCAAGGCCTTCTACATGAAACCAGTTCCTGGAAATCCAGAGCGCGTGCTTTGTGCAGACTTGCTCGCACCAGAAGGTTACGGAGAAATCATCGGTGGTTCTATGCGTGAGGAAGACTACGATGCCCTTGTAGCTAAGATGGATGAACTTGGTATGGATCGTACAGAGTATGAATTCTATCTTGACCTTCGTAAATACGGTACAGTTCCACACGGAGGATTTGGTATCGGTATCGAGCGTATGGTAACCTTCGCAGCTGGAACCAAACACATCCGTGAAGCCATTCCATTCCCACGTATGTTGCATCGTATCAAACCATAA
- the rpsF gene encoding 30S ribosomal protein S6 codes for MAKYEILYIIRPNIEEEAKNALVARFDSILTDNGATVVESKSWEKRRLAYEIQDFREGLYHIVNVEANDDAALKEFDRLSKINADILRHMIVKLDA; via the coding sequence ATGGCTAAATACGAAATTCTTTATATCATTCGTCCAAACATTGAAGAAGAAGCGAAAAACGCTTTGGTAGCACGTTTTGACTCTATCTTGACTGACAACGGTGCAACTGTTGTTGAATCAAAATCATGGGAAAAACGTCGTCTTGCATACGAAATCCAAGATTTCCGCGAAGGACTTTACCACATCGTTAACGTTGAAGCTAACGACGACGCAGCTCTTAAAGAGTTTGACCGTCTTTCAAAAATCAACGCTGACATTCTTCGTCACATGATCGTCAAACTTGACGCGTAA
- the ssbA gene encoding single-stranded DNA-binding protein SsbA, whose amino-acid sequence MINNVVLVGRMTRDAELRYTPSNVAVATFTLAVNRTFKSQNGEREADFINVVMWRQQAENLANWAKKGSLIGITGRIQTRSYDNQQGQRVYVTEVVAENFQMLESRGVREGHTGGAYSAPTAGQSAPANPVPDFSRSENPFGATNPLDISDDDLPF is encoded by the coding sequence ATGATTAACAATGTTGTACTTGTAGGGCGTATGACTCGTGACGCTGAGTTGCGTTATACCCCATCAAATGTAGCAGTTGCGACTTTTACTCTTGCAGTAAACCGTACATTCAAGAGTCAAAATGGCGAACGTGAGGCTGATTTTATCAATGTCGTTATGTGGCGCCAACAGGCTGAAAATCTTGCTAACTGGGCTAAAAAAGGCTCTCTTATCGGGATCACAGGTCGTATCCAGACTCGTAGTTACGATAACCAGCAAGGACAACGTGTCTACGTAACAGAAGTCGTGGCTGAGAATTTCCAAATGTTGGAAAGCCGCGGAGTGCGCGAAGGACATACAGGTGGGGCTTATTCTGCACCAACTGCTGGTCAATCAGCACCTGCAAACCCAGTACCAGACTTTTCACGTTCTGAAAATCCATTCGGAGCAACCAATCCATTGGACATTTCAGATGATGATTTACCATTCTAA
- the rpsR gene encoding 30S ribosomal protein S18: MAQQRRGGFKRRKKVDYIAANKIEYVDYKDTELLSRFVSERGKILPRRVTGTSAKNQRKVTTAIKRARVMALMPFVNED, translated from the coding sequence ATGGCTCAACAACGTCGTGGCGGATTCAAACGCCGTAAAAAAGTTGATTACATCGCAGCAAACAAAATTGAATATGTTGATTACAAAGATACTGAACTTCTTAGCCGTTTCGTTTCAGAACGTGGGAAAATCCTTCCACGTCGTGTAACAGGAACTTCAGCTAAAAACCAACGTAAAGTAACAACAGCTATCAAACGCGCTCGCGTAATGGCTTTGATGCCTTTCGTAAACGAAGATTAA
- a CDS encoding GNAT family N-acetyltransferase has translation MKRTCSIRKMQESDIKELSRGFISQGWPSREEILTRYFKEQESGEREVLVAEVEGALAGYISILPCAKQGPFAEIYPELSDFNVFEPFQNQGIGNLLLEEAEKRVRLISDKVTLGVGLHSGYGPAQRLYIKRGYIPDGTGVWYQNHQPAMNAVCEDIGELVLYLSKNLS, from the coding sequence ATGAAGAGGACATGTTCAATTAGAAAAATGCAAGAATCTGACATAAAAGAACTATCTCGAGGATTTATCAGCCAAGGTTGGCCAAGTAGAGAGGAGATTTTAACTCGATACTTTAAGGAGCAAGAAAGTGGGGAGAGAGAAGTCTTAGTTGCAGAGGTTGAGGGTGCTTTGGCGGGTTATATCTCAATTTTGCCCTGCGCTAAGCAGGGGCCTTTTGCAGAAATCTATCCAGAACTCTCAGATTTTAATGTCTTTGAACCTTTTCAAAATCAAGGTATTGGAAATCTCTTGCTGGAAGAAGCAGAAAAACGAGTTAGGCTCATATCGGATAAGGTGACCCTTGGTGTTGGGCTCCATTCAGGGTATGGACCTGCCCAGAGATTGTACATCAAACGAGGCTATATTCCAGATGGGACGGGTGTTTGGTATCAGAACCATCAACCGGCCATGAATGCGGTTTGTGAAGATATCGGAGAATTGGTCTTGTATCTGTCGAAAAATTTGTCTTAA